In one window of Gemmatimonadaceae bacterium DNA:
- a CDS encoding MarR family transcriptional regulator, translated as MSETENPPGHMPSSDARQESPPSRPFRSDAQEATIALLRTASAVSRRLARVVEPHGISLAQFNVLRILRGAGDDGLPTLAIRDRMIEEGSTVTRLLDKLETAGYVRRSRCSPDRRQVLCWITESGQSLLALLDPHIDAADAATVDMLNSAERRDLIETLARIRDGVPATG; from the coding sequence ATGTCTGAGACCGAGAATCCGCCGGGGCATATGCCGTCGTCCGACGCGCGGCAGGAATCGCCGCCATCACGTCCGTTTCGCTCCGACGCGCAGGAAGCGACCATCGCATTGCTGCGCACCGCGTCGGCGGTAAGCCGTCGGCTCGCGCGCGTGGTTGAACCGCACGGTATCAGTCTCGCCCAGTTCAACGTGCTGCGGATACTGCGCGGTGCCGGCGACGACGGCCTGCCGACGCTGGCCATTCGTGACCGCATGATCGAGGAAGGCTCCACGGTCACCCGCCTGTTGGACAAGCTGGAGACCGCCGGCTACGTGCGGCGCTCCCGCTGCAGTCCGGATCGGCGGCAAGTGCTGTGTTGGATCACCGAATCGGGACAGAGCCTGCTTGCCTTGCTCGATCCGCACATCGACGCGGCCGATGCCGCCACGGTCGACATGCTCAACTCGGCTGAGAGGCGCGATCTGATCGAGACACTGGCCAGGATTCGCGACGGCGTGCCCGCTACCGGTTGA
- the thyX gene encoding FAD-dependent thymidylate synthase: MLSADAILREPTVTVLARPQFVEPPHLSVQWTGDATDGERLAEFAGRLCYMSQRNPAGRSTREYLENIKKQGHGSVLEHANYSLLLEGVSRALTHELVRHRAGFAYSQLSQRHVDERDTRFVVPPGMIGDAALEAAWAAQIGAAQDSYMALVDALMTRYGWVDDKMHRRKLAREAARSVLPNCTETKIVVTGNARAWRTMLELRSSESAELEIRRMALSVLQVLQDEAPAFFSDFEVYQASDRYDAARVAYHKV; encoded by the coding sequence ATGCTTTCAGCCGACGCCATTCTGCGCGAACCCACGGTCACCGTGCTCGCGCGTCCGCAGTTCGTGGAACCGCCGCACCTATCGGTCCAATGGACGGGCGACGCGACCGACGGCGAACGTCTGGCCGAGTTTGCCGGGCGCCTGTGTTACATGAGCCAGCGGAATCCCGCCGGGCGGTCGACCCGCGAATATCTTGAGAATATCAAGAAACAGGGGCATGGGAGTGTGCTGGAACACGCCAACTACTCGCTGCTGCTGGAGGGTGTGAGCCGCGCATTGACGCACGAGCTGGTGCGGCATCGCGCGGGATTTGCCTACTCGCAGCTCTCGCAACGACATGTTGATGAGCGCGACACGCGATTCGTTGTGCCGCCAGGGATGATCGGTGACGCCGCGCTTGAAGCGGCGTGGGCCGCACAGATTGGCGCTGCCCAGGACAGCTACATGGCGTTGGTGGACGCACTCATGACGCGTTACGGCTGGGTGGACGACAAGATGCATCGCCGAAAACTGGCGCGCGAAGCGGCCCGCAGTGTGCTGCCCAATTGCACGGAAACCAAGATCGTGGTCACGGGCAACGCCCGGGCCTGGCGCACGATGCTCGAACTGCGTTCAAGCGAAAGCGCCGAACTGGAGATTCGCCGCATGGCACTGTCCGTGTTGCAGGTATTGCAAGACGAAGCACCGGCGTTCTTCAGCGACTTCGAGGTGTATCAGGCCAGCGATCGGTACGACGCGGCGCGCGTCGCCTATCACAAGGTGTGA
- a CDS encoding FAD-binding protein encodes MPPTTTASTESLPDFRGVFRTDLLARSLYAEGAGIARAVPVAVAVPADAADCIPLVRWARRTGHSLMPRGSGSGMAGGAVGAGVMVDLSRFTAIGPVDIAARSIRVGTGALRGAVDTAARAHGLRFPVDPSSGAFCTVGGMIAANAAGARSLRFGATRAWVRAVKCVFDDGSVAWIRRGSPPPAGIPAVARLMATLAQLRQHANPDSLRHAGVRKESSGYGIASALDEGGHLLDLLVGSEGTLALFVEAELALCPVAGATATVLAAFPSLDHATACALEVRELGASACELLDRTFLDVAGSAGPIGIAATAEAVLLIEVEADTAGAAEQAALVTADRCRANAANEVITALDGETEHRLWSLRHAVSPILSRLAPRLRSMQFVEDGCVPPQHFPAYVRGVRAALSRFHVTGVIFGHAGDAHAHVNPLVDVTQPHWRQTVSGILDEVAELTARLGGTLAGEHGDGRLRAPLLERVWNAEARAAFVNVKNAADPSGVFNVGCKVAMAGDQAIGVLRHDPDAPPLDARARAVLDRIERERAWQRFRLEATAWAEPVNR; translated from the coding sequence GTGCCCCCAACCACCACGGCGTCAACCGAGTCCCTACCCGATTTCCGCGGCGTCTTTCGGACCGACCTGTTGGCCCGATCGCTCTATGCCGAAGGCGCGGGCATCGCGCGGGCCGTGCCAGTGGCCGTGGCCGTTCCGGCCGATGCGGCCGACTGCATACCCCTCGTGCGTTGGGCGCGACGAACGGGGCACTCGCTGATGCCTCGCGGATCGGGTAGCGGTATGGCGGGCGGTGCCGTGGGCGCCGGCGTGATGGTCGACCTCAGCCGATTTACCGCCATCGGCCCCGTAGATATTGCCGCTCGATCAATTCGTGTTGGCACGGGAGCGCTGCGCGGAGCCGTTGACACGGCCGCGCGCGCGCACGGACTTCGCTTTCCCGTGGACCCATCGAGCGGCGCGTTCTGCACCGTTGGCGGCATGATTGCGGCGAATGCCGCGGGAGCCCGCTCGTTGCGCTTTGGCGCCACCCGGGCGTGGGTGCGTGCCGTGAAATGCGTGTTCGATGATGGCAGTGTGGCATGGATACGACGCGGATCTCCGCCGCCGGCTGGTATTCCGGCGGTGGCGCGCCTGATGGCAACATTGGCGCAATTGCGTCAACACGCCAACCCTGACAGCCTGCGTCACGCGGGCGTCCGCAAGGAATCAAGCGGCTACGGTATTGCCAGCGCTCTGGACGAGGGTGGACATCTGCTGGACCTGCTGGTTGGAAGTGAAGGCACGCTGGCGCTGTTCGTGGAAGCCGAGCTCGCGCTATGTCCGGTGGCGGGCGCGACGGCCACCGTGCTGGCCGCGTTCCCCTCGCTGGACCACGCGACGGCGTGCGCACTGGAGGTGCGCGAGCTGGGTGCGAGTGCCTGTGAATTGCTGGATCGCACCTTTCTGGATGTCGCGGGCAGCGCGGGACCAATCGGCATTGCCGCGACAGCCGAGGCTGTGTTGTTGATCGAAGTGGAAGCTGACACCGCAGGCGCGGCGGAACAGGCGGCACTGGTCACCGCTGACCGCTGTCGCGCCAACGCGGCCAACGAGGTGATCACCGCACTCGACGGTGAGACCGAGCACCGACTGTGGTCGCTTCGGCACGCGGTCAGCCCGATCCTGTCGCGACTGGCGCCTCGCCTGCGATCGATGCAGTTCGTCGAAGATGGATGTGTGCCTCCGCAGCATTTTCCCGCCTATGTGCGGGGTGTGCGGGCGGCACTGTCGCGATTCCATGTGACCGGCGTGATTTTTGGCCACGCCGGAGACGCGCATGCCCACGTGAATCCGCTGGTTGACGTCACACAGCCCCATTGGCGACAGACGGTGAGCGGTATTCTCGATGAAGTGGCCGAGCTGACGGCGCGATTAGGCGGCACGCTGGCCGGTGAGCATGGCGACGGGCGCTTACGCGCCCCGTTGCTGGAGCGCGTCTGGAATGCCGAAGCGCGCGCCGCGTTCGTGAACGTCAAGAACGCCGCCGATCCGTCCGGCGTGTTCAACGTCGGCTGCAAAGTGGCGATGGCTGGTGACCAGGCCATTGGCGTTCTCCGTCATGACCCCGATGCCCCACCGCTCGATGCGAGGGCTCGCGCCGTGCTCGATCGCATCGAGCGCGAACGCGCCTGGCAGCGCTTTCGGCTTGAGGCCACCGCCTGGGCCGAACCCGTCAACCGGTAG